One window from the genome of Streptomyces cadmiisoli encodes:
- a CDS encoding anti-sigma factor family protein yields MQGSTGPNEHETVGAYALGILDDAEATAFEVHLATCEWCAQQLDELAGMEPMLAALADLPGTGSPVVGESLSAKPSPRLVERLVDEVAERRAQKRRRSMYMIAASAALIVGGPLVSVAATGGEDPAGNVPLKASSPAQSAFAGMPDRVSATDAKTEVSATVALQEKAWGTDAVLELKNVKGPEKCSLIAVGKNGERETISNWSVPNWGYGLPDATTEQAKNPLYIQGGAAFAPNEIDHFEVMTFDGDLLVEVDA; encoded by the coding sequence ATGCAGGGATCAACGGGCCCGAACGAACACGAGACCGTCGGCGCCTACGCCCTCGGCATCCTCGACGACGCCGAAGCAACCGCTTTCGAGGTCCACCTCGCCACCTGCGAATGGTGCGCCCAGCAGCTCGACGAGCTCGCCGGGATGGAGCCCATGCTGGCCGCCCTCGCCGACCTGCCGGGCACCGGCTCGCCGGTCGTCGGGGAGTCCCTGTCCGCGAAGCCCAGCCCGCGGCTGGTGGAGCGGCTGGTCGACGAGGTCGCCGAGCGCCGCGCCCAGAAGCGCCGCCGCAGCATGTACATGATCGCGGCCTCGGCCGCGCTGATCGTCGGCGGCCCGCTGGTCTCGGTGGCGGCCACCGGAGGCGAGGACCCCGCGGGCAACGTCCCGCTCAAGGCGTCCAGCCCCGCCCAGAGCGCGTTCGCGGGCATGCCCGACCGGGTCAGCGCCACCGACGCCAAGACCGAGGTCAGCGCCACCGTGGCCCTCCAGGAGAAGGCCTGGGGCACCGACGCGGTCCTGGAGCTGAAGAACGTCAAGGGCCCCGAGAAGTGCTCCCTGATCGCCGTGGGCAAGAACGGCGAGCGGGAGACGATCAGCAACTGGTCCGTCCCGAACTGGGGCTACGGCCTCCCGGACGCGACCACGGAGCAGGCCAAGAACCCGCTCTACATCCAGGGCGGCGCCGCCTTCGCCCCCAACGAGATCGACCACTTCGAGGTCATGACCTTCGACGGAGACCTCCTGGTCGAGGTCGACGCGTAA
- a CDS encoding CGNR zinc finger domain-containing protein — MALGTAPAPYELRFDAGRICLDLLATTHPVERLDTVAVLRAWITGSGLVPPGTPLAHADGSWLVAVRELRAHVDELVRGASAPAPRPYDRALAGVNELARTAPPAPRALRGEGGVLVRELAGPPECAALLGAIARDVVELLTDPVARAGLRQCAGDNCPIVYLDTSRGRRRRWCSSEVCGNRERVARHRRRAAALARG, encoded by the coding sequence ATGGCACTGGGTACGGCCCCGGCCCCGTACGAGCTGCGGTTCGACGCCGGACGGATCTGTCTGGATCTGCTGGCGACCACCCATCCGGTCGAACGGCTCGACACCGTCGCGGTGCTGCGCGCCTGGATCACCGGTTCGGGTCTTGTCCCACCCGGCACTCCGCTCGCGCACGCGGACGGCTCCTGGCTGGTCGCCGTCCGGGAACTGCGGGCCCACGTGGACGAGTTGGTGCGCGGCGCGTCGGCGCCGGCGCCCCGGCCGTACGACCGGGCGCTCGCCGGTGTGAACGAGTTGGCCCGCACCGCGCCGCCGGCGCCCCGTGCCCTGCGCGGTGAGGGCGGCGTGCTCGTACGGGAGTTGGCCGGGCCGCCGGAGTGCGCGGCGCTGCTCGGCGCGATCGCCCGGGACGTGGTGGAACTGCTCACCGATCCCGTCGCGCGGGCGGGCCTGCGGCAGTGCGCGGGTGACAACTGCCCCATCGTCTATCTGGACACCTCCCGCGGCCGTCGGCGCCGCTGGTGTTCGAGTGAGGTGTGCGGGAACCGCGAGCGGGTGGCCCGGCACCGGCGTCGGGCCGCGGCCCTCGCGCGCGGCTGA
- a CDS encoding HU family DNA-binding protein, translating into MNRSELVAALADRAEVTRKDADAVLAAFAEVVGDIVSKGDEKVTIPGFLTFERTHRAARTARNPQTGDPIQIPAGYSVKVSAGSKLKEAAKGK; encoded by the coding sequence ATGAACCGCAGTGAGCTGGTGGCCGCGCTGGCCGACCGCGCCGAGGTGACCCGCAAGGACGCCGACGCCGTTCTGGCGGCGTTCGCCGAGGTCGTTGGCGACATCGTCTCCAAGGGCGACGAGAAGGTCACCATCCCCGGCTTCCTGACCTTCGAGCGCACCCACCGTGCCGCTCGCACCGCGCGCAACCCGCAGACCGGTGACCCGATCCAGATCCCGGCCGGCTACAGCGTGAAGGTCTCCGCGGGCTCCAAGCTCAAGGAAGCCGCCAAGGGCAAGTGA
- a CDS encoding putative T7SS-secreted protein, giving the protein MSLTPGVEPSPYADSQARRNGPLPQGLKSSPHIPNPGYPHLGFNPVPGDTETVRTLHKKLSGCAKVLSDTHGLVTKLLDGSYWKGDAAVAFREQLDDGPLPTNLKNAAHSLRKAAKQLNHWEGELDEFQRRAKKLEEEARDAQDAVDRAEGRASKPDDADAAEAVEEAEAELERIRGRARRLAEEHEGRARHRAAKIRDATEKLAPQEPGWFDEALDWLWENLPDILSFVAGVIAVVAIVFAGPLGVAMVAGLMLVASAVSATALTLRLSDGETWASLMDGFSKGEFDADFWSNLVSVGADTMGALPGLGAVAGGAKGLTTAIRTGSEATTLGQKFATFGTQTMESMQGIARLDNPMIVRAVRGLGNPEAAARTVAATSGMVGVGTGGFGLYNKVTDADDSKYKDGTVAGIDGTRLVIDSGGILNLVRHVF; this is encoded by the coding sequence GTGAGCCTCACCCCGGGCGTGGAGCCCTCCCCCTACGCCGATTCCCAGGCCCGGCGCAACGGCCCCCTTCCCCAGGGCCTGAAGTCCTCCCCGCACATCCCCAACCCCGGCTACCCCCACCTGGGCTTCAACCCCGTCCCGGGCGACACGGAGACGGTGCGGACGCTCCACAAGAAGCTGTCCGGCTGCGCGAAGGTCCTCTCGGACACGCACGGCCTGGTCACCAAGCTCCTGGACGGCAGCTACTGGAAGGGTGACGCCGCCGTCGCCTTCCGCGAGCAGTTGGACGACGGTCCGCTGCCGACGAACCTCAAGAACGCGGCGCACTCCCTCCGCAAGGCGGCCAAGCAGCTGAACCACTGGGAGGGCGAACTCGACGAGTTCCAGCGCCGGGCGAAGAAGCTGGAGGAGGAGGCCAGGGACGCGCAGGACGCGGTGGACCGGGCCGAGGGCCGCGCGAGCAAGCCGGACGACGCGGACGCGGCTGAGGCGGTCGAAGAGGCCGAGGCCGAACTGGAGCGGATCCGCGGCAGGGCGAGGCGACTCGCGGAGGAACACGAGGGCCGGGCCAGGCACCGCGCCGCGAAGATCCGCGACGCGACGGAGAAGCTGGCCCCGCAGGAGCCTGGCTGGTTCGACGAGGCGCTGGACTGGCTGTGGGAGAACCTGCCGGACATCCTCAGCTTCGTGGCCGGGGTCATCGCCGTCGTGGCGATCGTGTTCGCCGGGCCGTTGGGTGTGGCGATGGTGGCGGGCCTGATGCTGGTGGCTTCGGCGGTGAGCGCGACGGCGCTGACGCTGCGGCTGAGCGACGGGGAGACATGGGCGTCGCTGATGGACGGGTTCTCGAAGGGGGAGTTCGATGCGGACTTCTGGAGCAACCTCGTCTCAGTGGGCGCCGACACGATGGGGGCGCTTCCCGGTCTGGGAGCAGTCGCGGGCGGGGCCAAGGGGCTGACGACTGCGATTCGGACCGGGAGTGAGGCCACGACGCTCGGGCAGAAGTTCGCCACTTTCGGCACCCAGACCATGGAAAGCATGCAGGGCATTGCGCGGCTGGACAACCCGATGATCGTCCGGGCCGTACGAGGTCTCGGCAATCCTGAGGCAGCGGCCAGGACCGTCGCGGCGACCTCGGGCATGGTGGGCGTCGGCACCGGCGGTTTCGGCCTCTACAACAAGGTGACCGACGCGGATGACAGCAAGTACAAGGACGGTACCGTTGCCGGGATCGACGGCACGCGACTGGTCATCGACAGCGGCGGAATCCTCAATCTTGTCCGCCATGTTTTCTGA
- a CDS encoding HelD family protein has protein sequence MAAQAQQETAPGSAQDSARDREVGVEQEHLDRVYRRLEEKIHEAEFLMHDAAQRGQVGTPGALAERDAQVFRAGVHLNRLNNEFEDFLFGRIDLLLGKDGKKGPDGAYTAVEPAEGAVRDDGTADIAETLHIGRIGVLDQDYAPLVIDWRAPAAAPFYRSTPVDPGRVVRRRVIRSKGRRVLGVEDDLMRPELTAFLDGAELPVIGDGALMAALGQARGHTMRDIVASIQAEQDLVIRAPAASVTYVEGGPGTGKTAVALHRAAYLLYQDRRRYAGGILIVSPTPLLVAYTEGVLPSLGEEGQVAIRAIGSLVDGVEATLYDSPSVARAKGSYRMLKVVRKAARGALEGSDAPQRLRVVAFGRRLELEAADLERIRRNALGGTAPVNLLRPRARKLLLDALWDLSGAAGRHSDPELAAELRSSFDEDVASEDSFIAFLDAWWPELTPRAVLDAMADERRLGRWARRILNPGEVRRVARSLRRDGHSVHDIALLDELQSVLGTPARPRKRRELDPLDQLTGLEELMPVREESQRERAERLAQERTEYAHVIVDEAQDLTPMQWRMVGRRGRHATWTVVGDPAQSSWSDPDEAGAARDEALGTRPRRRFRLTVNYRNPAEIAELASKVLALAMPGTESPSAVRSTGVEPRFTVVRESLARTVREEAARLLDRVDGTVGVVVAMNRREEARRWLAGLGDRVVALGSLEAKGLEYDATVVVSPAEIADESPAGLRVLYVALTRATQQLTVVSDTRDEPDEAGVPDLLRD, from the coding sequence GTGGCCGCTCAGGCTCAACAGGAAACCGCGCCAGGCTCGGCTCAGGACTCCGCACGCGACCGAGAGGTCGGCGTCGAACAGGAGCACCTGGACCGGGTGTACCGCCGCCTGGAGGAGAAGATCCACGAGGCGGAGTTCCTCATGCACGACGCCGCCCAGCGCGGACAGGTCGGCACGCCCGGAGCGCTCGCGGAGCGCGACGCGCAGGTCTTCCGCGCGGGTGTCCACCTGAACCGGCTGAACAACGAGTTCGAGGACTTTCTGTTCGGCCGTATCGACCTGCTGCTCGGCAAGGACGGCAAGAAGGGCCCGGACGGCGCGTACACCGCGGTCGAGCCCGCCGAGGGCGCGGTCCGCGACGACGGCACGGCCGACATCGCCGAGACCCTGCACATCGGCCGTATCGGCGTCCTGGACCAGGACTACGCCCCGCTCGTCATCGACTGGCGGGCCCCCGCCGCGGCCCCCTTCTACCGCTCCACCCCGGTCGACCCCGGCCGGGTCGTGCGCCGCCGGGTCATCCGCTCCAAGGGCCGCCGGGTGCTCGGCGTCGAGGACGATCTGATGCGCCCCGAGCTGACGGCGTTCCTCGACGGCGCCGAGCTGCCCGTGATCGGCGACGGAGCCCTGATGGCCGCGCTCGGGCAGGCCCGCGGCCACACCATGCGCGACATCGTCGCCTCCATCCAGGCCGAGCAGGACCTGGTCATCCGCGCGCCCGCCGCCTCCGTGACCTACGTCGAGGGCGGCCCCGGCACCGGCAAGACGGCGGTCGCGCTGCACCGGGCGGCGTACCTCCTCTACCAGGACCGGCGGCGCTACGCGGGCGGCATCCTGATCGTCTCGCCCACCCCGCTGCTGGTGGCGTACACCGAGGGCGTGCTGCCCTCGCTGGGCGAGGAGGGCCAGGTCGCCATCCGCGCCATCGGCTCGCTCGTCGACGGCGTCGAGGCCACCCTCTACGACTCCCCGTCCGTGGCCCGCGCCAAGGGCTCGTACCGCATGCTCAAGGTGGTGCGGAAGGCCGCGCGCGGGGCGCTGGAAGGGTCCGACGCGCCGCAGCGGCTGCGGGTCGTGGCCTTCGGCCGGCGGCTCGAACTGGAGGCCGCCGACCTGGAGCGGATCCGGCGCAACGCGCTCGGCGGCACCGCCCCCGTCAACCTGCTGCGTCCGCGCGCCCGCAAGCTGCTCCTGGACGCCCTGTGGGACCTCTCCGGCGCGGCCGGCCGGCACTCCGACCCGGAGCTGGCCGCGGAGCTGCGCTCGTCCTTCGACGAGGACGTGGCCTCGGAGGACTCGTTCATCGCGTTCCTCGACGCGTGGTGGCCGGAGCTGACCCCGCGGGCCGTGCTGGACGCCATGGCCGACGAGCGGCGGCTGGGCCGCTGGGCCCGGCGGATCCTGAACCCCGGAGAGGTGCGCCGGGTGGCCCGCTCGCTGCGGCGGGACGGCCACTCCGTGCACGACATCGCCCTGCTCGACGAGCTCCAGTCCGTCCTCGGCACCCCGGCCCGCCCCCGCAAGCGGCGCGAGCTCGATCCGCTGGACCAGCTCACCGGTCTTGAGGAGCTGATGCCGGTGCGCGAGGAGTCGCAGCGCGAGCGGGCCGAACGGCTCGCGCAGGAGCGCACCGAGTACGCGCACGTCATCGTGGACGAGGCCCAGGACCTCACGCCCATGCAGTGGCGCATGGTCGGCCGCCGCGGCCGGCACGCCACCTGGACGGTCGTCGGCGACCCGGCCCAGTCGTCCTGGTCCGACCCGGACGAGGCGGGCGCGGCCCGGGACGAGGCCCTCGGCACCCGCCCCCGCCGTCGCTTCCGCCTCACGGTCAACTACCGCAACCCGGCCGAGATCGCCGAACTCGCGTCGAAGGTGCTGGCCCTCGCCATGCCCGGCACCGAGTCCCCCTCGGCGGTGCGCTCCACCGGCGTCGAGCCGCGCTTCACCGTCGTACGGGAGTCCCTGGCGCGGACCGTGCGGGAGGAGGCGGCCCGGCTGCTCGACCGGGTCGACGGCACGGTCGGCGTGGTGGTCGCGATGAACCGGCGCGAGGAGGCACGCCGCTGGCTCGCCGGTCTGGGCGACCGGGTGGTGGCGCTGGGCAGCCTGGAGGCGAAGGGCCTGGAGTACGACGCCACGGTGGTCGTCTCGCCGGCGGAGATCGCCGACGAGTCGCCGGCCGGACTGCGGGTGCTGTACGTCGCGCTGACCCGCGCCACCCAGCAGCTGACGGTCGTCTCGGACACGCGGGACGAGCCGGACGAGGCCGGGGTGCCGGACCTGCTCAGGGACTGA
- a CDS encoding NAD-dependent malic enzyme — protein MATAPSVSYSMTVRLEVPASGTAVSQLTTAVESSGGSVTGLDVTASGHEKLRIDVTIAATSTGHADEIVEKLRGIEGVTLGKVSDRTFLMHLGGKIEMQSKHPIRNRDDLSMVYTPGVARVCMAIAENPEDARRLTIKRNSVAVVTDGSAVLGLGNIGPKAALPVMEGKAALFKRFAGIDAWPICLDTQDTDAIVEIVKAIAPGFAGINLEDISAPRCFEIEARLREALDIPVFHDDQHGTAIVVLAALTNALRVVGKAVGEVRVVMSGAGAAGTAILKLLLAAGVKHAVVADIHGVVHADREDLVDAAPDSPLRWIADNTNPDGITGTLKDAVRGSDVFIGVSAPNVLDGDDVAAMAEDAIVFALANPDPEVDPAIARQTAAVVATGRSDFPNQINNVLVFPGVFRGLLDAQSRTVNTEMMLAAAKALADVVSEDELNPNYIVPSVFNDRVAGAVAGAVRDAAKAAGASATATA, from the coding sequence ATGGCAACGGCGCCCAGCGTCTCCTACTCCATGACCGTCCGGCTGGAGGTGCCCGCGAGCGGAACCGCCGTCTCGCAGCTCACCACCGCCGTGGAGTCCTCCGGAGGCTCGGTGACCGGCCTCGACGTCACGGCGTCCGGGCACGAGAAGCTCCGTATCGACGTCACCATCGCGGCGACCTCCACCGGGCACGCCGACGAGATCGTCGAGAAGCTGCGCGGCATCGAGGGCGTCACCCTCGGCAAGGTCTCCGACCGTACGTTCCTGATGCACCTCGGCGGCAAGATCGAGATGCAGTCCAAGCACCCCATCCGCAACCGTGACGACCTCTCCATGGTCTACACGCCGGGTGTGGCCCGCGTCTGCATGGCGATCGCCGAGAACCCCGAGGACGCCCGCCGCCTGACCATCAAGCGCAACTCGGTTGCGGTCGTGACCGACGGCTCCGCCGTACTGGGCCTCGGCAACATCGGGCCCAAGGCCGCGCTGCCCGTCATGGAGGGCAAGGCGGCCCTCTTCAAGCGGTTCGCCGGCATCGACGCCTGGCCGATCTGCCTGGACACCCAGGACACCGACGCCATCGTCGAGATCGTCAAGGCGATCGCCCCCGGCTTCGCCGGCATCAATCTGGAGGACATCTCCGCACCCCGCTGCTTCGAGATCGAGGCCCGGCTGCGCGAGGCGCTCGACATCCCCGTCTTCCACGACGACCAGCACGGCACCGCGATCGTCGTACTGGCCGCGCTGACCAACGCACTTCGCGTGGTGGGCAAGGCGGTTGGCGAAGTGCGGGTCGTGATGTCCGGCGCCGGAGCGGCTGGTACGGCGATCCTCAAGCTGCTGCTCGCCGCGGGCGTGAAGCACGCCGTCGTGGCCGACATCCACGGTGTCGTGCACGCCGACCGCGAGGACCTGGTGGACGCCGCGCCCGACTCGCCGCTGCGCTGGATCGCCGACAACACCAACCCCGACGGCATCACCGGCACCCTCAAGGACGCCGTGCGCGGCTCCGACGTCTTCATCGGCGTGTCGGCCCCCAACGTGCTCGACGGCGACGACGTGGCCGCGATGGCCGAGGACGCGATCGTGTTCGCGCTCGCGAATCCCGACCCCGAGGTGGACCCCGCAATCGCCCGCCAGACGGCGGCAGTTGTGGCCACCGGCCGCTCCGACTTCCCCAACCAGATCAACAATGTGCTGGTCTTCCCGGGTGTCTTCCGCGGCCTGCTGGACGCCCAGTCCCGTACGGTCAACACGGAGATGATGCTCGCCGCCGCGAAGGCGCTGGCGGACGTCGTGTCCGAGGACGAGCTGAACCCGAACTACATCGTTCCGAGCGTCTTCAACGACAGGGTCGCCGGAGCGGTCGCGGGAGCGGTGCGGGACGCGGCGAAGGCCGCGGGTGCGTCGGCGACGGCCACGGCGTAG
- a CDS encoding uroporphyrinogen-III synthase yields the protein MYEQQNGPDLPAQQTAGPAGRRPEHGPLAGFTVGVTAARRADELGALLQRRGAAVLHAPALRIVPLADDSELLAATKELIDRVPDVVVATTAIGFRGWIEAADGWGVGDALVERLRGVELLARGPKVKGAIRAAGLTEEWSPSSESMAEVLDRLLDEGVEGRRVAVQLHGEPLPGFVESLRAGGAEVVGVPVYRWMPPEDLSPVDRLLDVAVARGVDALTFTSAPAAASLLSRAEERGLLSELLGALHHDVLPACVGPVTALPLQALGVDTVQPERFRLGPLVQLLCQELPGRARSLPIAGHRVEIRGHAVLVDGELRPVPPAGMSLLRALSRRPGWVVARAELLRALPGAGRDEHAVETAMARLRTALGAPKLIQTVVKRGYRLALDPAADTKYADI from the coding sequence ATGTACGAGCAACAGAACGGACCGGATCTGCCGGCGCAGCAGACGGCGGGCCCGGCGGGACGGCGGCCCGAGCACGGGCCGCTCGCCGGGTTCACCGTGGGGGTGACGGCCGCCCGCCGGGCCGACGAGCTGGGCGCCCTGCTGCAACGGCGCGGCGCCGCCGTTCTGCACGCCCCGGCCCTGCGCATCGTGCCGCTCGCCGACGACAGCGAACTGCTCGCCGCCACCAAGGAGCTGATCGACCGGGTGCCGGACGTGGTGGTCGCCACCACCGCGATCGGCTTCCGGGGCTGGATCGAGGCCGCCGACGGGTGGGGGGTAGGGGACGCGCTCGTGGAGCGGCTGCGCGGGGTGGAGCTGCTCGCCCGCGGACCCAAGGTGAAGGGCGCCATCCGGGCCGCCGGACTGACCGAGGAGTGGTCCCCGTCCTCCGAGTCCATGGCGGAGGTGCTGGACCGGCTGCTGGACGAAGGGGTCGAGGGACGGCGGGTCGCCGTGCAACTGCACGGTGAGCCGCTGCCCGGGTTCGTGGAGTCGCTGCGCGCGGGCGGCGCCGAGGTCGTAGGTGTGCCGGTCTACCGCTGGATGCCGCCGGAGGACCTCTCGCCCGTCGACCGGCTGCTGGACGTCGCCGTCGCGCGCGGGGTGGACGCGCTCACCTTCACCAGCGCTCCGGCCGCCGCGTCCCTGCTGTCGCGGGCGGAGGAGCGGGGGCTGCTGTCCGAGCTGCTCGGCGCGCTGCACCACGATGTGCTGCCGGCCTGCGTCGGGCCGGTCACGGCGCTGCCGTTGCAGGCTCTCGGCGTCGACACCGTGCAGCCCGAACGCTTCCGGCTCGGACCGCTCGTGCAGTTGCTGTGCCAGGAGCTGCCGGGGCGGGCGCGGTCGCTGCCGATCGCCGGGCACCGGGTGGAGATCCGCGGGCACGCGGTGCTGGTGGACGGCGAGCTCCGGCCCGTACCGCCCGCCGGTATGTCGCTGCTGCGGGCGCTGTCCCGGCGGCCCGGCTGGGTGGTGGCCCGCGCCGAGCTGCTGCGGGCGCTGCCGGGCGCCGGGCGGGACGAGCACGCGGTGGAGACGGCGATGGCCCGGCTGCGTACGGCACTCGGGGCGCCGAAGCTGATCCAGACCGTCGTCAAGCGTGGCTACCGGCTCGCCCTGGACCCGGCCGCCGACACGAAGTACGCCGACATCTGA
- a CDS encoding nitrate/nitrite transporter, producing MTAPSTAHTRPSRGGRWIQRWDPEDEAFWEETGERVARRNLLFSVLSEHIGFSVWTMWSVMVLFMGPEYGLTPADKFFIVSMATLVGAAVRVPYTFAVAVFGGRNWTIVSACLLLLPTVAAFGVMEPGTSFTAFLLCAMLAGIGGGNFASSMTNINAFFPLRKKGWALGLNAGGGNIGVPVVQLVGLAVIGAGGGPRVLLGIYVPLIVVAAVLAARYMDNLASVKNDTGAAREAVKDPHTWIMSFLYIGTFGSFIGYSFAFGLVLQTQFGRTPLQAAYVTFVGPLLGSLIRPVGGSLADRFGGARITLWNYVGMAAATGVVVIASMRESLPLFTAAFIVLFVLSGLGNGSTYKMIPGIFQNKAVALGLTGEEAAARGRRLSGASMGLIGAVGALGGLGINLAFRQSFLSVGSGTAAFVAFLAFYGLCFALTWAVYLRRPAGPAAVARTATEAKPRLSYAEV from the coding sequence ATGACAGCCCCGAGCACAGCCCACACACGCCCGAGCAGGGGCGGCCGCTGGATCCAGCGCTGGGACCCGGAGGACGAGGCGTTCTGGGAGGAGACGGGGGAGCGGGTCGCCCGGCGGAACCTCCTCTTCTCCGTGCTCTCCGAGCACATCGGGTTCTCGGTCTGGACCATGTGGTCGGTGATGGTGCTGTTCATGGGCCCGGAATACGGCCTCACCCCGGCCGACAAGTTCTTCATCGTGTCGATGGCGACCCTGGTCGGCGCGGCCGTGCGGGTGCCTTACACCTTCGCCGTCGCGGTCTTCGGCGGCCGGAACTGGACGATCGTGTCCGCCTGCCTGCTGCTGCTCCCGACGGTCGCCGCGTTCGGCGTGATGGAGCCCGGGACTTCCTTCACCGCGTTCCTGCTGTGCGCGATGCTCGCCGGTATCGGCGGCGGCAACTTCGCCTCCTCCATGACCAACATCAACGCCTTCTTCCCGCTCAGGAAGAAGGGGTGGGCGCTCGGCCTCAACGCCGGCGGCGGGAACATCGGGGTGCCGGTCGTCCAGCTCGTCGGCCTGGCGGTCATCGGGGCCGGCGGCGGTCCGCGGGTGCTGCTCGGGATCTATGTGCCGCTCATCGTCGTCGCCGCGGTCCTCGCCGCGCGGTACATGGACAACCTCGCCTCCGTGAAGAACGACACCGGCGCCGCCAGGGAGGCCGTGAAGGACCCGCACACCTGGATCATGTCCTTCCTCTACATCGGCACGTTCGGCTCGTTCATCGGCTACAGCTTCGCGTTCGGGCTGGTGCTCCAGACCCAGTTCGGCCGTACGCCGCTGCAGGCCGCGTACGTCACTTTCGTGGGGCCGCTGCTGGGTTCCCTGATCCGGCCTGTGGGCGGTTCGCTCGCCGACCGGTTCGGCGGGGCGCGGATCACGCTGTGGAACTACGTGGGCATGGCGGCCGCCACCGGTGTCGTCGTCATCGCGTCGATGCGGGAGTCGCTGCCGCTGTTCACGGCCGCCTTCATCGTGCTGTTCGTGCTGAGCGGCCTCGGCAACGGGTCGACGTACAAGATGATCCCGGGCATCTTCCAGAACAAGGCGGTCGCCCTGGGGCTCACCGGGGAGGAGGCGGCGGCCCGCGGCCGGCGGCTGTCGGGGGCGTCGATGGGGCTGATCGGCGCGGTGGGCGCGCTCGGCGGGCTCGGCATCAACCTCGCCTTCCGGCAGTCCTTCCTGAGCGTGGGCTCCGGCACCGCCGCCTTCGTCGCCTTCCTGGCCTTCTACGGTCTGTGCTTCGCGCTCACCTGGGCCGTATACCTTCGCCGCCCGGCGGGCCCGGCAGCCGTCGCCCGGACCGCCACCGAGGCGAAGCCGCGGCTCAGCTATGCCGAGGTGTGA
- a CDS encoding sigma-70 family RNA polymerase sigma factor, giving the protein MSQPSEPDEELMRALYREHAGPLLAYVLRLVAGDRQRAEDVVQETLIRAWKNAGQLNRATGSVRPWLVTVARRIVIDGHRSRQARPQEVDPSPLEVIPAEDEIDKALWLMTLSDALDDLTPAHREVLVETYFKGRTVNEAAETLGIPSGTVRSRVFYALRSMKLALEERGVTA; this is encoded by the coding sequence ATGTCCCAGCCCTCGGAGCCTGACGAGGAGCTGATGCGTGCGCTGTATCGAGAGCACGCCGGACCGTTGCTCGCATATGTGCTGCGCCTGGTCGCGGGAGACCGGCAGCGCGCCGAGGACGTCGTCCAGGAGACGCTCATCCGTGCCTGGAAGAACGCCGGTCAGCTCAACCGAGCGACCGGATCGGTACGCCCCTGGCTGGTGACGGTCGCACGGCGCATCGTCATCGACGGCCACCGCAGCCGGCAGGCCCGGCCGCAGGAGGTCGACCCGTCGCCGCTGGAGGTCATCCCCGCGGAGGACGAGATCGACAAGGCGCTGTGGCTGATGACGCTGTCGGACGCACTCGACGACCTGACCCCTGCGCACCGGGAGGTGCTCGTCGAGACGTACTTCAAGGGGCGTACCGTCAATGAGGCGGCAGAGACGCTGGGCATACCCAGTGGCACCGTGCGTTCACGCGTGTTCTACGCCCTGCGTTCGATGAAGCTGGCTCTGGAGGAGCGGGGGGTGACGGCGTGA